In one window of Blastopirellula marina DNA:
- a CDS encoding adenylate kinase family protein — protein MHKYVFMGVQGSGKGTQAKLLEHHLDLAHIGVGDILRWNIKNHTKLAARIKRILNAGKLVDDEIVEEIVQRRLQEHDWNFGFILDGFPRNANQAAFFLESYDIDAVVHIVVPDEVIKKRVLARRLCEDCGVDFNVIDHRPKIEGRCDICGGKLIRRADDTEEALATRLAEYHEKTKPVLEIFRRKELVVEVDGTQAVDVVQSQIRKSINVV, from the coding sequence ATGCACAAGTATGTGTTCATGGGCGTACAGGGTTCCGGGAAAGGAACTCAAGCGAAACTCCTCGAACATCACCTCGATCTTGCCCACATCGGGGTCGGGGACATTCTGCGGTGGAATATCAAAAACCACACCAAACTGGCTGCTCGGATCAAACGTATTCTGAACGCTGGTAAGTTGGTCGATGACGAAATCGTGGAAGAGATCGTCCAGCGTCGTCTGCAGGAGCATGACTGGAACTTTGGTTTCATCCTCGATGGGTTCCCACGGAACGCCAATCAGGCTGCGTTCTTCCTGGAAAGCTACGACATCGACGCTGTGGTTCATATCGTCGTTCCCGACGAAGTCATCAAGAAGCGTGTCCTCGCGCGGCGTTTGTGCGAAGACTGCGGGGTCGACTTCAATGTCATTGACCACCGTCCGAAAATTGAAGGACGCTGCGATATCTGTGGCGGCAAACTGATCCGCCGAGCAGACGACACCGAAGAAGCCTTGGCGACCCGCTTGGCGGAATATCACGAGAAAACCAAGCCCGTGCTGGAAATCTTCCGCCGCAAAGAATTGGTTGTCGAAGTCGACGGGACGCAAGCGGTCGATGTGGTGCAAAGCCAGATCCGCAAGTCAATTAACGTTGTCTAG
- a CDS encoding EVE domain-containing protein: protein MASTMKYWLMKTEPESYSIDDLAKEKNKTTFWSGVRNYQARNFMRDDMKKGDLVLFYHSNANPPSIVGVAEVVKESYPDFTSWDENDHHYDPKSTEDNPRWFMVDIKLKKKFPEALGRNELTDVKALSGMELMRKGSRLSVQPVTKKEFDAILKLASVTP from the coding sequence ATGGCAAGCACCATGAAGTATTGGCTGATGAAAACGGAGCCAGAATCGTATTCGATCGACGATTTGGCCAAAGAAAAGAACAAAACCACCTTCTGGTCAGGCGTACGTAACTACCAGGCCCGTAACTTCATGCGCGACGACATGAAGAAGGGGGATCTGGTTTTGTTCTACCACTCCAACGCGAATCCACCATCGATTGTCGGTGTTGCCGAAGTGGTCAAGGAATCGTATCCCGACTTCACTTCGTGGGACGAGAACGATCACCACTACGATCCGAAGAGCACTGAAGACAACCCACGTTGGTTCATGGTCGACATCAAGCTGAAAAAGAAATTTCCGGAAGCCCTCGGCCGGAACGAGCTGACCGATGTCAAAGCCCTCTCCGGTATGGAACTAATGCGAAAAGGCTCGCGATTGTCCGTTCAGCCGGTCACTAAGAAGGAGTTTGACGCGATTCTCAAGTTGGCCAGCGTCACACCTTGA
- a CDS encoding DUF1080 domain-containing protein produces the protein MLISRLSLAALLTLLSTAALSAESPNSLSADEQKQGFELLFDGSDLEGWQHNGNWKVADGVIERTGKGGDLVYDVKPVPDDFELRFEWKVAEGSNSGVYYRPGQYEYQILDNERHPNGKVADTTAASLYYCIAPSRDVTKEPGQWNTGRIVCQGTVIQHWLNGEKVVDIDYSKPDAKLTAAIEKLKKRGATLDSRGAKLKLQDHGDPVWYRSIRMRELSGEEELDQTPLKGN, from the coding sequence ATGCTGATCTCACGATTGTCTCTCGCCGCGCTGCTGACGCTTCTGTCGACTGCGGCTCTTTCGGCGGAATCTCCCAACTCGCTTTCTGCCGACGAACAGAAGCAAGGCTTCGAACTGCTATTCGACGGCAGTGATCTGGAAGGCTGGCAGCATAATGGTAATTGGAAAGTCGCTGACGGCGTGATCGAACGCACCGGCAAAGGGGGCGACTTGGTATACGACGTGAAGCCAGTGCCGGACGACTTCGAGCTTCGCTTCGAGTGGAAAGTCGCCGAGGGCAGCAACAGTGGTGTTTACTATCGACCAGGCCAGTACGAGTACCAGATTCTCGACAACGAACGGCATCCCAACGGCAAGGTAGCCGACACAACTGCGGCTTCGCTTTACTACTGCATCGCCCCATCGCGTGATGTCACCAAGGAACCAGGCCAGTGGAACACTGGGCGGATCGTTTGCCAAGGGACCGTCATTCAGCACTGGCTCAACGGCGAGAAAGTGGTCGACATCGATTACAGTAAACCCGATGCGAAGCTGACGGCTGCGATCGAGAAGCTGAAGAAGCGTGGTGCCACGCTCGATTCACGCGGAGCAAAGCTGAAACTGCAAGACCACGGCGACCCGGTCTGGTACCGCAGCATTCGCATGCGTGAACTGAGTGGTGAGGAAGAACTCGATCAGACACCACTTAAGGGAAACTAA
- a CDS encoding dienelactone hydrolase family protein, giving the protein MRYSSLRFDLRLLLCFAMLVLPFVSLAVADEMDDVPTKHDANQAFDGMAQRLQPAQAWSAKTPEEHEAWREKMQATVVKLLGKMPEKVPLEVKWTEKEEFDKFTRHKIYVRTTADYWSPVYYFVPKNITGKRPAIVCLHGHSGIDPYIRLNETPAQKEKTEHSQLDYALYMAEHGYVTAAIVVRGWNETQGRQDWYVKSPPRSCHQVTMNSLLLGMTPQGLRCWDAMRVIDFLQTQEEVDRDKIGVGGLSGGGTLSMYLPILDQRVKLAMIAGAFSEYRLSIYDINHCICNCLPGIMAEGEMADVVALFAPRPVLLINGIDDQIFPIDGARRGFDKLQQVYSVLDVADNVDADFFDGGHGWSNNKTLSFLQKHFGE; this is encoded by the coding sequence ATGCGTTATTCCTCGCTGCGTTTCGATCTGCGCCTACTTCTTTGTTTTGCGATGCTGGTCCTGCCGTTTGTGTCCCTGGCGGTGGCAGATGAAATGGACGACGTCCCGACGAAGCATGATGCCAATCAGGCATTTGATGGGATGGCCCAGCGTCTGCAACCGGCTCAAGCTTGGTCGGCGAAAACTCCGGAGGAACATGAAGCATGGCGTGAGAAAATGCAGGCTACCGTCGTCAAACTTCTGGGCAAGATGCCGGAGAAAGTCCCGTTGGAAGTGAAGTGGACCGAGAAAGAGGAGTTCGACAAGTTCACGCGGCACAAGATTTACGTTCGCACGACGGCCGACTATTGGTCGCCAGTCTATTACTTTGTCCCCAAGAACATCACCGGCAAACGCCCGGCGATTGTTTGTCTGCATGGGCACAGTGGAATCGATCCTTACATTCGCCTGAACGAAACACCGGCCCAAAAAGAGAAGACCGAGCATTCGCAGCTCGACTATGCGTTGTACATGGCCGAACATGGCTACGTGACGGCCGCGATTGTTGTGCGTGGCTGGAACGAAACACAAGGGCGCCAAGATTGGTACGTAAAATCACCCCCGCGCAGCTGCCATCAGGTGACGATGAACTCGTTGCTGCTAGGCATGACACCGCAAGGGCTTCGTTGCTGGGATGCGATGCGGGTGATTGACTTCCTGCAAACGCAAGAGGAAGTTGATCGGGACAAGATTGGTGTTGGCGGGCTCTCCGGTGGTGGCACCCTTTCGATGTACCTTCCGATCCTTGATCAACGCGTCAAACTGGCGATGATCGCCGGAGCATTCTCGGAGTACCGGCTTTCGATTTACGATATCAATCACTGCATCTGCAACTGCTTGCCTGGCATCATGGCCGAAGGAGAAATGGCCGACGTCGTGGCGTTGTTCGCTCCGCGACCGGTCCTTTTGATCAATGGGATCGACGACCAGATCTTCCCGATCGACGGAGCGCGACGCGGATTCGATAAGCTGCAACAGGTCTACAGCGTGCTGGATGTGGCGGACAATGTCGACGCCGACTTCTTCGACGGTGGCCATGGCTGGTCGAACAACAAGACGCTTTCGTTTTTGCAAAAGCACTTTGGCGAGTAG
- a CDS encoding PhoH family protein — translation MISQSAQTQLKLFVLDTNVILHDARSFQNFEEHDVALPITVLEELDRFKKGNEDINFQAREFLRQIDQMTGDVLSEEGAQLGENQGHLRVVITNEIDHRLHQVFLHDSPDNRILNTALHLQHYVKERRVILITKDTNLRMKAKSLGLQAQDYISDKIESFDSLYTGRRTLENITTDQIDRFYQDSGHVQLDDFPEVAEPIANENFVLKNGSKSVLATFNREDQILRRIEKFSPYGIKPRNAEQVFAIRALMDDNIKLVTLAGKAGTGKTLLALSSALACSSAYRQILLARPVVPLSNRDLGYLPGDISAKMDPYMQPLFDNLSVIRHQFNDTDKEAQRINRMLEQEKLVITPLAYIRGRSLQRMYMIVDEAQNLTPHEVKTIITRAGEGTKIVFTGDIYQIDHPYLDSLSNGLSYMINRMKGQDLYAHISLEKGERSELADIASELL, via the coding sequence ATGATTAGTCAGTCGGCGCAAACGCAGTTGAAGCTTTTCGTTCTCGACACCAACGTTATCTTGCACGACGCAAGATCGTTCCAAAACTTTGAGGAGCACGATGTGGCGTTGCCCATCACCGTTCTCGAAGAGTTGGATCGCTTCAAAAAGGGTAACGAGGACATCAATTTCCAGGCCCGCGAGTTTCTTCGCCAAATCGATCAGATGACGGGCGATGTTCTTTCTGAAGAGGGGGCCCAACTTGGTGAAAACCAAGGGCATTTACGGGTCGTCATCACCAACGAAATCGACCATCGTCTGCATCAAGTTTTTCTTCACGACTCTCCCGACAATCGCATTCTGAACACCGCGTTGCACTTGCAACATTACGTGAAAGAACGTCGGGTCATTCTCATTACCAAAGACACGAACCTCCGCATGAAGGCCAAAAGTCTGGGCCTGCAAGCGCAAGATTACATTAGCGACAAGATCGAAAGCTTCGACAGCCTGTACACTGGACGTCGAACGCTGGAGAACATCACGACCGATCAGATCGATCGTTTCTACCAAGATTCCGGCCATGTCCAACTGGACGACTTTCCGGAAGTGGCCGAGCCGATCGCCAATGAGAACTTTGTCCTTAAAAACGGTTCGAAGTCGGTTCTAGCGACGTTTAATCGCGAAGACCAGATCTTGCGACGGATCGAGAAGTTTTCTCCCTACGGCATCAAGCCGCGGAACGCCGAGCAAGTGTTCGCGATCCGGGCCTTGATGGACGACAACATCAAGCTGGTCACCTTGGCCGGCAAAGCAGGAACCGGCAAAACGCTCTTGGCGCTCAGCTCGGCACTCGCATGCTCGTCCGCTTATCGGCAGATTCTTCTGGCCCGGCCCGTAGTGCCCCTCTCGAACCGTGACTTGGGATATTTACCGGGGGACATCTCGGCCAAGATGGATCCCTACATGCAGCCGCTGTTCGACAACCTTTCGGTGATCCGACATCAGTTCAACGATACCGACAAGGAAGCGCAGCGGATTAACCGCATGCTGGAGCAGGAAAAGCTGGTCATCACACCGCTGGCCTACATTCGTGGCCGCAGTTTGCAGCGGATGTACATGATTGTGGACGAAGCCCAGAACCTAACACCGCACGAGGTGAAGACGATCATCACCCGAGCTGGCGAAGGAACCAAGATCGTCTTCACCGGCGACATCTACCAAATCGATCATCCGTACCTCGATAGCCTTTCCAACGGCTTGTCGTACATGATCAACCGCATGAAAGGGCAAGACCTTTACGCCCACATTTCGCTGGAGAAAGGGGAACGCTCGGAACTGGCCGATATCGCCAGCGAATTGCTGTAA
- the ilvE gene encoding branched-chain-amino-acid transaminase, with translation MTAKVYINGKFFAPEEAMVSVFDHGLLYGDGVFEGLRIYNGKIFRLEQHVRRLYDSAKAICLAIPMSPVEMTAALEETVEKSGLTDGYIRAVVTRGAGTLGLGPERTENPQTIIIVDKIKLYPQEFYDNGLEIITASTIRNHPGALSPRIKSLNYLNNIMAKIEATKAGCLEALMLNHKGEVSECTADNIFIVRDGKLLTPPTDAGILEGVTRDVVLELATKAGIPNFEKTLTRHDVYVADECFMTGTAAEVIGVVKVDDRVIGDGKPGPITQKLKELFVRHTMG, from the coding sequence ATGACCGCGAAAGTCTATATCAACGGGAAGTTTTTCGCCCCTGAAGAAGCCATGGTCAGTGTTTTCGATCATGGTCTGCTTTATGGAGACGGGGTGTTCGAGGGCTTGCGCATTTACAACGGCAAGATCTTTCGCCTTGAGCAACACGTTCGTCGCCTTTACGACTCGGCAAAAGCAATCTGTCTGGCGATCCCAATGTCGCCAGTCGAAATGACCGCTGCCCTGGAAGAAACGGTCGAAAAGAGTGGTCTGACCGACGGTTACATCCGGGCCGTGGTCACCCGTGGGGCTGGCACGCTGGGACTCGGCCCTGAACGGACCGAGAACCCGCAAACGATCATCATCGTCGATAAGATCAAGCTCTATCCGCAAGAGTTCTACGACAACGGCCTGGAGATCATCACGGCCAGCACCATCCGTAATCATCCTGGCGCCCTCTCGCCGCGGATCAAGTCACTGAACTACCTGAACAACATCATGGCCAAGATCGAGGCCACCAAAGCTGGCTGCCTGGAAGCTTTGATGTTGAATCACAAGGGGGAAGTCTCGGAATGTACCGCGGATAACATCTTCATCGTTCGCGATGGCAAGCTACTGACGCCACCGACGGACGCCGGCATCCTGGAAGGGGTGACCCGCGATGTGGTTCTGGAACTGGCCACCAAAGCCGGCATCCCCAACTTCGAGAAGACACTGACCCGGCACGATGTGTACGTGGCAGACGAATGCTTCATGACCGGAACCGCCGCCGAAGTGATTGGCGTGGTGAAGGTTGACGATCGTGTGATTGGCGACGGCAAACCAGGCCCGATCACGCAGAAGTTGAAAGAGCTGTTCGTCCGACATACCATGGGCTAA
- a CDS encoding SGNH/GDSL hydrolase family protein, with product MKTHLLIVSFATLTLLTPLSAAEPEPMPSQAAATDQHPLAGKRVVFLGDSITQAGGYVTFVDYFLEKLYPEQDFEIYGLGLASETLSGLSEEGHAGGAFPRPCLFERLGRLLERAKPDVVFACYGINDGIYQPLDDERFAAFQQGVKKLIADCKEAGVEQIYLVTPPIYDTTTKPGEFNYDAVMTEYAKWEMTLDLEGVAVIDLHSAMRKARDARSVPFSKDHVHPGSEGHLLMAESIVAAITPGLTLEAITTDPHFTLEAIHADSLYKQIDQLRKHRSSRWMQHVGYTREKTVTPQPLGDTQEVATKMQDAINQIRRGQQ from the coding sequence ATGAAAACCCACCTCCTCATTGTCAGTTTCGCGACACTAACTCTGCTAACTCCACTATCTGCGGCTGAGCCCGAACCTATGCCGAGCCAAGCAGCAGCGACCGATCAGCATCCGCTTGCCGGCAAACGAGTGGTGTTCTTAGGAGACAGCATCACGCAGGCTGGTGGCTACGTGACGTTCGTTGACTACTTCCTAGAAAAGCTTTATCCGGAGCAAGACTTTGAAATCTATGGCCTTGGTTTGGCCAGTGAGACGCTTTCGGGGCTTAGCGAAGAAGGGCACGCAGGGGGAGCTTTCCCTCGACCTTGCTTATTCGAACGCCTAGGCCGCTTGTTAGAGCGGGCCAAGCCAGATGTTGTTTTCGCCTGCTACGGCATTAACGACGGAATCTATCAACCCCTTGATGACGAACGTTTCGCTGCGTTCCAGCAGGGAGTGAAGAAGTTAATTGCTGATTGCAAGGAGGCTGGCGTCGAGCAGATCTATCTGGTGACACCACCGATTTACGATACGACCACGAAGCCAGGCGAGTTCAATTACGACGCGGTGATGACCGAGTACGCAAAGTGGGAGATGACCTTAGACTTGGAAGGTGTCGCTGTGATCGATCTACATTCGGCGATGCGAAAGGCACGCGATGCTCGTTCGGTTCCGTTTTCGAAGGATCATGTCCATCCGGGATCAGAAGGCCATCTGTTGATGGCGGAATCGATTGTCGCGGCGATTACTCCTGGGTTAACCCTCGAAGCGATCACCACCGATCCGCACTTCACTTTAGAAGCGATTCACGCCGATTCCTTGTACAAACAAATTGATCAGCTGCGTAAGCACCGCTCGTCTCGTTGGATGCAGCACGTTGGCTACACCCGCGAGAAGACCGTGACTCCGCAGCCGCTGGGTGATACCCAAGAAGTGGCCACGAAAATGCAAGATGCGATCAATCAAATTCGCCGCGGCCAGCAATAA